From the Leptotrichia sp. oral taxon 221 genome, one window contains:
- a CDS encoding AAA family ATPase gives MGKNERKRLPIGISNFKEIIENNYYYVDKTNFIENILEEGLKVELFTRPRRFGKTLNISMLNYFFNIENKEENRKLFENLNISKSKYFEKQGNYPVISISFRNYGEKNWENGFKAIQDEIKELYNQFYLIREKLNQRDLEEFDAIWFGRENARWKKALLNLTRYLYGFYGKKVVILIDEYDQPIIDSYVKGYYEEAIDFFKSFYGSVLKDNEYLELGVITGILRVAKENIFSGLNNLKVHTILNDKFTEYFGIIESEVEQALKDFNLEYDLKDVQKWYNGYLFGDIQVYNPWSIINFLDEKKLKPYWVNTSGNELIKLYLKRLKNEIFNDFSKLLNKESILKRINDNMTFGNLEANFSRNIWNLFFHSGYLTLAEKYDEEEEDVFLKIPNEEILRMFSEMFIDVYFEDYDKFSGMTYALKTGDIETFRFEMKRILLENTGIFDVSGIYKEQFYHGLMLGLILKLRREYEITSNNFSGKGRYDLLLKPRNLLRRDEGIILELKVVNVKENSSLEEIQEKLKRECEIALKQIDDKEYVSALRNAGIEKVLKIGLAFCGKEFEVRFEREKI, from the coding sequence ATGGGAAAAAATGAGAGAAAACGGTTACCAATTGGAATATCGAATTTTAAGGAAATAATAGAAAATAACTATTACTACGTTGATAAAACTAATTTTATCGAGAATATTTTGGAAGAAGGTTTAAAAGTAGAATTATTCACTCGTCCAAGAAGATTTGGAAAGACCTTAAATATATCAATGTTAAACTATTTTTTTAATATTGAAAATAAAGAAGAAAATCGAAAATTATTCGAAAATTTGAATATTTCTAAAAGTAAATATTTTGAAAAACAGGGGAATTATCCAGTAATTTCGATTTCGTTTAGGAATTATGGGGAGAAAAACTGGGAGAATGGGTTTAAAGCTATTCAGGACGAAATAAAAGAACTTTATAATCAATTTTATTTAATCAGAGAAAAGCTAAATCAAAGAGATTTAGAAGAATTTGATGCGATTTGGTTTGGAAGAGAAAATGCTCGATGGAAAAAGGCATTATTAAATTTGACACGATATTTATACGGATTTTATGGAAAAAAAGTAGTCATTCTAATAGATGAATACGACCAACCAATAATAGATTCCTACGTAAAAGGCTACTATGAAGAAGCAATCGACTTTTTCAAAAGTTTTTACGGAAGTGTTTTGAAAGATAACGAATACTTAGAATTAGGGGTAATAACAGGCATATTACGAGTTGCAAAGGAAAATATTTTTTCAGGCTTAAACAATTTAAAAGTTCATACAATTTTGAATGATAAATTTACAGAATATTTTGGAATTATTGAGTCAGAAGTTGAACAAGCATTGAAGGACTTTAATTTGGAATACGATTTGAAAGATGTTCAGAAGTGGTATAATGGCTATTTGTTTGGCGATATTCAAGTTTACAATCCATGGTCAATTATTAATTTTTTAGATGAGAAAAAATTAAAACCATATTGGGTAAATACGAGCGGAAATGAGCTTATTAAATTATACTTAAAACGATTAAAAAATGAGATTTTCAATGATTTTTCTAAATTATTGAATAAAGAAAGCATTCTAAAGAGAATAAATGACAACATGACTTTTGGTAATTTAGAAGCGAATTTTAGTCGAAATATTTGGAATTTATTTTTTCATAGTGGATATTTGACTTTAGCTGAAAAATATGACGAAGAGGAAGAAGACGTGTTTTTAAAAATTCCAAATGAAGAGATTTTAAGAATGTTTTCAGAAATGTTTATTGATGTGTATTTTGAGGATTATGATAAATTTTCAGGAATGACTTACGCGCTAAAAACAGGAGATATTGAAACTTTTAGGTTTGAAATGAAGCGAATTTTATTGGAGAATACTGGGATATTTGATGTAAGTGGAATTTACAAGGAGCAATTTTATCATGGATTAATGCTTGGATTAATTTTGAAATTGAGGAGAGAATATGAAATTACGTCGAATAATTTTTCAGGAAAAGGTCGATACGATTTATTATTGAAACCTAGAAATCTGTTAAGAAGAGATGAAGGAATAATACTTGAATTAAAAGTTGTTAATGTAAAGGAAAATTCTAGTTTGGAAGAAATTCAGGAAAAATTAAAAAGAGAATGTGAAATTGCATTGAAACAAATTGATGATAAAGAGTATGTTTCAGCATTGAGAAATGCTGGGATAGAGAAAGTTTTGAAGATTGGATTGGCTTTTTGTGGGAAAGAGTTTGAGGTTAGGTTTGAGAGAGAGAAAATTTGA
- a CDS encoding AAA family ATPase translates to MGKNERKRLPIGISNFKEIIENDYYYVDKTNFIANILKEGFKVELFTRPRRFGKTLNISMLNYFFNIENKEENRKLFENLNISKSKYFEKQGNYPVISISFRNYGEKDWENGIKAIKTVISNTYDEHKFVMDNLDKRELKKFEDIWLENDEGDWKNSLLNLTKYLYEYYGKKVVILIDEYDQPIIDSYVKGYYEEAIDFFKSFYGSVLKDNEYLELGVITGILRVAKENIFSGLNNLKVHTILNDKFTEYFGIIESEVEQALKDFNLEYDLKDVQKWYNGYLFGDIQVYNPWSIINFLDEKKLKPYWVNTSGNELIKLYLKRLKNEIFNDFSKLLNKESILKRINDNMTFGNLEANFSRNIWNLFFHSGYLTLAEKYDEEEEDVFLKIPNEEILRMFSEMFIDVYFEDYDKFSGMTYALKTGDIETFRFEMNRILLENTGIFDVSGIYKEQFYHGLMLGLILKLRREYEITSNNFSGKGRYDLLLKPRNLLRRDEGIIFELKVVNVKENSSLEEIQEKLKRECEIALKQIDDKEYVSALRNAGIEKVLKIGLTFCGKEFEVRFEREKI, encoded by the coding sequence ATGGGAAAAAATGAGAGAAAACGGTTACCAATTGGAATATCGAATTTTAAGGAAATAATAGAAAATGACTACTATTATGTTGATAAAACTAATTTTATCGCGAATATTTTGAAAGAAGGTTTCAAAGTAGAATTATTTACTCGTCCAAGAAGATTTGGAAAGACCTTAAATATATCAATGTTAAACTATTTTTTTAATATTGAAAATAAAGAAGAAAATCGAAAATTATTCGAAAATTTGAATATTTCTAAAAGTAAATATTTTGAAAAACAGGGTAATTATCCAGTGATTTCAATTTCATTTAGGAATTATGGGGAGAAAGACTGGGAGAATGGGATCAAAGCTATAAAAACGGTAATTTCGAATACATATGATGAGCATAAATTTGTAATGGATAATTTAGATAAAAGAGAGTTAAAAAAATTTGAGGATATTTGGTTGGAAAATGACGAGGGAGATTGGAAGAATTCGTTATTAAACTTGACAAAGTATTTGTATGAATATTATGGAAAAAAAGTAGTCATTCTAATAGATGAATACGACCAACCAATAATAGATTCCTACGTGAAAGGCTACTACGAAGAAGCAATAGACTTTTTCAAAAGTTTTTACGGAAGTGTTTTGAAAGATAACGAATACTTAGAATTAGGGGTAATAACAGGCATATTGCGAGTTGCGAAGGAAAATATTTTTTCAGGCTTGAATAATTTAAAAGTTCATACAATTTTGAATGATAAATTTACAGAATATTTTGGAATCATTGAATCAGAAGTTGAACAAGCATTGAAGGACTTTAATTTGGAATACGATTTGAAAGATGTTCAGAAGTGGTATAACGGCTATTTGTTTGGAGATATTCAAGTCTATAATCCATGGTCGATTATTAATTTTTTAGATGAGAAAAAATTAAAGCCATATTGGGTAAACACAAGCGGAAACGAGCTTATTAAATTGTACTTAAAACGATTAAAAAATGAGATTTTCAATGATTTTTCTAAACTATTGAATAAAGAAAGCATCTTAAAGAGAATAAATGACAACATGACTTTTGGTAATTTAGAAGCGAATTTTAGTCGAAATATTTGGAATTTATTTTTTCATAGTGGATATTTGACTTTAGCTGAAAAATATGACGAAGAGGAAGAAGACGTGTTTTTAAAAATTCCAAATGAAGAGATTTTAAGAATGTTTTCAGAAATGTTTATTGATGTGTATTTTGAGGATTATGATAAATTTTCAGGAATGACTTACGCACTAAAAACAGGAGACATCGAAACTTTTAGGTTTGAAATGAATCGAATTTTATTGGAGAATACTGGGATATTTGATGTAAGTGGAATTTACAAGGAGCAATTTTATCATGGATTAATGCTTGGATTAATTTTGAAATTGAGGAGAGAATATGAAATTACGTCGAATAATTTTTCAGGAAAAGGTCGATACGATTTATTATTGAAACCTAGAAATCTGTTAAGAAGAGATGAAGGGATAATATTTGAGTTAAAAGTTGTTAATGTAAAGGAAAATTCTAGTTTGGAAGAAATTCAGGAAAAATTAAAAAGAGAATGTGAAATTGCATTGAAACAGATTGATGATAAAGAATATGTTTCGGCATTGAGAAATGCTGGGATAGAGAAAGTTTTGAAGATCGGGTTGACCTTTTGTGGGAAAGAGTTTGAGGTTAGGTTTGAGAGAGAGAAAATTTGA
- a CDS encoding AAA family ATPase: MEKIKRKKLPIGISNFKEIIENNYYYVDKTNFIANILEEGFKVELFTRPRRFGKTLNISMLNYFFNIENKEENRKLFENLNISKSKYFEKQGNYPVISISFRNYGEKDWENGFKIIKQIIGDLYTEHKFLIEKMDEIEIEKFNSIRRESDKGNWKNSLLNLTKYLYEYYGKKVVILIDEYDQPIIDSYVKGYYEEAIDFFKSFYGSVLKDNEYLELGVVTGILRVAKENIFSGLNNLKVHTILNDKFTEYFGIIESEVEQALKDFNLEYDLKDVQKWYNGYLFGDIQVYNPWSIINFLDEKKLKPYWVNTSGNELIKLYLKRLKNEIFNDFSKLLNKESILKRINDNMTFGNLEANFSRNIWNLFFHSGYLTLAEKYDEEEEDVFLKIPNEEILRMFSEMFIDVYFEDYDKFSGMTYALKTGDIETFRFEMKRILLENTGIFDVSGIYKEQFYHGLMLGLILKLRREYEITSNNFSGKGRYDLLLKPRNLLRRDEGIIFELKVVNVKENSSLEETQEKLKRECEIALKQIDDKKYVSALRNAGIEKVLKIGLTFCGKEFEVRFEREKI; the protein is encoded by the coding sequence ATGGAAAAAATCAAGAGAAAAAAGTTACCAATTGGGATATCGAATTTTAAAGAAATAATTGAAAATAATTACTACTATGTTGATAAAACTAATTTTATCGCGAATATTTTGGAAGAAGGTTTCAAAGTAGAATTATTCACTCGTCCAAGAAGATTTGGAAAGACTTTAAATATATCAATGTTAAACTATTTTTTTAATATAGAGAATAAAGAAGAAAATCGAAAATTATTCGAAAATTTGAATATTTCTAAAAGTAAATATTTTGAAAAACAGGGGAATTATCCAGTAATTTCGATTTCGTTTAGGAATTATGGGGAAAAAGACTGGGAGAATGGGTTTAAGATAATAAAACAAATAATCGGAGATTTGTATACTGAGCATAAATTTTTGATTGAAAAAATGGATGAAATTGAAATTGAAAAATTTAATTCGATTAGAAGAGAATCAGATAAAGGAAATTGGAAAAATTCGTTATTAAACTTGACGAAATATTTGTATGAATATTATGGAAAAAAAGTAGTCATTCTAATAGACGAATACGACCAACCAATAATAGATTCCTACGTAAAAGGCTACTACGAAGAAGCAATAGACTTTTTCAAAAGTTTTTACGGAAGTGTTTTGAAAGATAACGAATATCTGGAATTGGGGGTAGTCACAGGCATATTGCGAGTTGCAAAGGAAAATATTTTTTCAGGCTTAAACAATTTAAAAGTTCATACAATTTTGAATGATAAATTTACAGAATATTTTGGAATTATTGAGTCAGAAGTTGAGCAAGCATTGAAGGACTTTAATTTAGAATACGATTTGAAAGATGTTCAGAAGTGGTATAATGGCTATTTGTTTGGCGATATTCAAGTTTACAATCCATGGTCAATTATTAATTTTTTAGATGAGAAAAAATTAAAACCATATTGGGTAAATACGAGCGGAAATGAGCTTATTAAATTATACTTAAAACGATTAAAAAATGAGATTTTCAATGATTTTTCTAAATTATTGAATAAAGAAAGCATTCTAAAGAGAATAAATGACAACATGACTTTTGGTAATTTAGAAGCGAATTTTAGTCGAAATATTTGGAATTTATTTTTTCATAGTGGATATTTGACTTTAGCTGAAAAATATGACGAAGAGGAAGAAGACGTGTTTTTAAAAATTCCAAATGAAGAGATTTTAAGAATGTTTTCAGAAATGTTTATTGATGTGTATTTTGAGGATTATGACAAATTTTCAGGAATGACTTACGCGCTAAAAACAGGAGATATTGAAACTTTTAGGTTTGAAATGAAGCGAATTTTATTGGAGAATACTGGGATATTTGATGTAAGTGGAATTTACAAGGAGCAATTTTATCATGGATTAATGCTTGGATTAATTTTGAAATTGAGGAGAGAATATGAAATTACATCGAATAATTTTTCTGGAAAAGGTCGATACGATTTACTATTAAAACCTAGAAATCTGTTAAGAAGAGATGAAGGAATAATATTTGAGTTAAAAGTTGTTAATGTAAAAGAAAATTCCAGTTTGGAAGAAACCCAAGAAAAATTAAAAAGAGAATGTGAAATTGCATTGAAACAGATTGATGATAAAAAGTATGTTTCGGCATTGAGAAATGCTGGGATAGAGAAAGTTTTGAAGATCGGGTTGACCTTTTGTGGGAAAGAGTTTGAGGTTAGGTTTGAGAGAGAGAAAATTTGA
- the ffh gene encoding signal recognition particle protein, which yields MFNGLGDRFKDIFKKVSGQGKLTEGNMKDALREVRLALLEADVNYTVAKSFVAKIREKALGEEVINGVNPTQQFIKIVNDELVEVLGGTNVAIAKADKNPTVIMLCGLQGAGKTTFSGKLAKHLKSKGEKPFLIGADVYRPAAKKQLKVLADQIKVPSFTIEDSTDAVEICRKGIEAAKEEHATYVILDTAGRLHIDEELMKELQQIKSEVKPHEILLVVDGMTGQDAVNVAKSFNEELEITGVVLTKLDGDTRGGAALSVKEVAGKPIKFISEGEKLDDIAPFHPDRLASRILGMGDVVSLVEKAQEAIDEKEAKKMEEKFRKNQFDFEDFLKQFKMIRKMGSIAGIMKMIPGVDTSMIDMGMAEKEMKKVEAIICSMTVQERRDPKILKNGSRKARIAKGSGVTVNEINKLIKQFEQMKQMMKMFNSGGFPGLGGGMLRGRRK from the coding sequence ATGTTTAATGGATTAGGAGACCGTTTTAAAGATATATTTAAAAAGGTAAGTGGTCAAGGAAAATTAACTGAAGGAAATATGAAAGATGCACTTCGGGAAGTAAGATTAGCATTATTGGAAGCGGATGTAAACTATACAGTTGCTAAAAGTTTTGTTGCAAAAATTAGAGAAAAAGCGTTGGGAGAAGAAGTAATTAACGGTGTAAATCCGACTCAACAATTTATAAAAATTGTAAATGATGAATTAGTAGAAGTTTTAGGTGGTACGAATGTAGCTATTGCTAAAGCTGATAAAAATCCTACGGTTATTATGCTTTGTGGACTTCAAGGAGCTGGGAAAACTACTTTTTCAGGAAAATTGGCAAAACATTTGAAATCAAAAGGGGAAAAACCATTTTTGATAGGAGCGGATGTTTACAGACCTGCGGCGAAAAAACAATTGAAAGTGTTGGCTGATCAGATAAAAGTGCCTTCGTTTACGATTGAAGATAGTACAGATGCGGTGGAAATTTGTAGAAAAGGGATTGAGGCAGCGAAGGAAGAACATGCAACTTATGTGATTTTGGATACAGCTGGAAGATTGCACATTGATGAAGAATTAATGAAGGAATTACAACAAATTAAATCGGAAGTTAAACCGCATGAAATATTGTTAGTTGTAGATGGAATGACTGGGCAAGATGCTGTAAATGTGGCAAAATCATTTAATGAAGAATTGGAAATTACGGGAGTTGTTCTTACAAAATTAGATGGAGATACTCGTGGTGGAGCTGCATTGTCAGTAAAAGAAGTTGCTGGAAAACCAATAAAATTCATAAGTGAAGGTGAAAAATTAGATGATATCGCACCATTCCATCCAGATAGATTGGCTTCAAGAATTTTAGGAATGGGAGACGTTGTTTCTTTGGTTGAAAAAGCACAAGAAGCAATTGATGAAAAAGAAGCTAAAAAGATGGAAGAAAAATTTAGAAAAAATCAATTTGATTTTGAAGATTTCTTGAAACAATTTAAAATGATTAGAAAAATGGGGTCAATTGCTGGAATTATGAAGATGATACCAGGTGTTGATACAAGCATGATTGACATGGGAATGGCTGAAAAAGAAATGAAAAAAGTCGAAGCAATTATTTGTTCTATGACTGTTCAAGAAAGAAGAGATCCAAAAATTTTGAAAAATGGAAGCAGAAAAGCTAGAATTGCCAAAGGAAGCGGAGTTACAGTAAACGAAATAAATAAATTAATCAAACAATTTGAGCAAATGAAGCAAATGATGAAAATGTTTAATAGTGGCGGATTTCCTGGTTTAGGTGGCGGAATGCTAAGAGGTCGTAGAAAATAG
- the ylxM gene encoding YlxM family DNA-binding protein, producing MDKLEDFLRYSVLFLYYGELFSKKQKQYLELYLEENSSFTEIAEKYGVTRQAVFDNIKRGFKQLEEYESKLKIFEREKELKKRLENLKSNFTKENLEKIIKDFGYDEVN from the coding sequence ATGGATAAATTAGAAGATTTTTTGAGATACTCGGTGCTTTTTTTGTATTATGGTGAACTTTTTTCAAAGAAACAAAAGCAATATTTAGAGTTGTATTTGGAAGAAAATAGTTCGTTTACAGAAATTGCGGAGAAGTATGGAGTTACGAGGCAGGCAGTTTTTGATAATATAAAAAGAGGTTTTAAGCAGCTTGAGGAATATGAGAGTAAGCTGAAAATATTTGAGAGAGAAAAAGAATTGAAAAAAAGGTTAGAAAATTTAAAAAGTAATTTTACGAAAGAAAATTTAGAAAAAATAATAAAAGATTTTGGATATGATGAGGTGAATTAA
- the ade gene encoding adenine deaminase — protein MNYKNYLKYSKIARKLEKADKVFKNGFILNVFTEEIVKADIAISDGIIVGIGEYSGKEEIDITGKYVVPGFVDSHLHLESTMVRPIEFLKAAVKAGTTTFIVDPHEVANVSGTDGIDYIIEQTENVPANVFVMIPSCVPAVSFEDNGATLLAETMERYLSNPRVLGLAEVMDTNAVLNGEKNMMEKLEMFKEMNIDGHSPALTDEELAAYALAGIKNDHEACTYEYAKKQIENGLYVLIREGSAARNLEAIVSGIVANKASTERYCFCTDDKHVEEIYREGHICYNIRKAISIGLEPIKAYKMATIQAAQAIKKDREIGAIAPGFKADFVVLKDFENVEIENVYFEGQDVNDIFKKEIKFPECPEHLKKTVHVKDFDAKKIEIELEDENAEFPVIEIIEGQIVTKKVCEKIPARENKFVPNQEYNKLVVVERHKNTGKIGVGVLKGFGIKNGAIASTVAHDSHNIVVVGDNDRDIEIAVKELAEKQGGYTIVENGKVVDTLPLVIMGLISDEPSEKVNEKLEKMLEYSKKMGINPNIDPFINLSFLALPVIPEIRVTARGIFDVTLNKFL, from the coding sequence ATGAATTATAAAAATTATTTAAAATATTCAAAAATAGCCAGAAAATTGGAAAAAGCGGATAAAGTTTTTAAAAATGGATTTATTTTGAATGTTTTTACAGAAGAAATAGTGAAAGCGGATATTGCGATTAGTGACGGGATTATTGTTGGAATTGGCGAGTATTCGGGAAAAGAAGAAATAGATATCACTGGGAAGTATGTTGTTCCAGGATTTGTGGATAGTCATTTACATTTGGAGTCTACGATGGTGAGACCAATTGAGTTTTTGAAGGCAGCAGTAAAAGCAGGGACTACGACTTTTATTGTAGATCCTCATGAAGTTGCGAATGTATCAGGGACAGATGGGATTGATTATATTATTGAGCAAACTGAAAATGTTCCTGCAAATGTGTTTGTAATGATACCGTCTTGCGTTCCAGCTGTTTCATTTGAAGATAATGGTGCAACGTTGTTAGCAGAAACAATGGAGAGATATCTTTCAAATCCAAGAGTTTTGGGATTAGCAGAAGTTATGGACACAAATGCTGTTTTAAATGGCGAAAAAAATATGATGGAAAAATTAGAAATGTTTAAGGAAATGAATATTGACGGACATTCTCCAGCTTTGACAGACGAAGAATTGGCGGCGTATGCTTTGGCAGGGATAAAAAATGATCACGAGGCTTGTACTTACGAATATGCAAAAAAACAGATTGAAAATGGATTGTATGTATTGATTAGAGAAGGAAGTGCGGCAAGAAATTTAGAGGCGATTGTATCGGGAATTGTTGCAAATAAGGCTTCTACAGAGAGATACTGTTTTTGTACAGATGACAAGCATGTGGAGGAAATTTATAGAGAAGGACATATTTGCTACAATATTAGAAAGGCGATTAGTATTGGGTTAGAACCGATAAAAGCGTATAAAATGGCGACAATTCAGGCTGCACAGGCTATAAAAAAAGATAGAGAAATAGGAGCGATTGCACCTGGATTTAAAGCGGATTTTGTGGTATTGAAGGATTTTGAAAATGTTGAAATTGAAAATGTGTATTTTGAAGGACAAGATGTGAATGATATTTTTAAAAAGGAAATTAAGTTTCCTGAATGTCCAGAGCATTTGAAAAAAACGGTTCATGTAAAAGATTTTGATGCAAAAAAAATTGAGATTGAGTTGGAAGATGAAAATGCTGAATTTCCAGTGATTGAGATTATAGAAGGACAAATTGTTACGAAAAAAGTTTGCGAGAAAATTCCAGCAAGAGAGAATAAATTTGTGCCAAATCAGGAATACAATAAACTTGTGGTTGTGGAAAGACATAAAAATACTGGTAAAATTGGGGTTGGAGTGTTGAAAGGGTTTGGTATAAAAAATGGTGCAATTGCATCAACAGTGGCTCATGATTCACATAATATCGTGGTTGTAGGAGATAACGACAGGGATATTGAAATTGCTGTGAAGGAATTGGCTGAAAAACAAGGTGGATACACAATTGTGGAAAATGGAAAAGTTGTAGATACATTACCGCTTGTAATAATGGGCCTTATAAGTGATGAACCAAGTGAGAAAGTCAATGAAAAATTAGAAAAAATGTTGGAATATTCTAAAAAAATGGGAATAAATCCGAATATTGATCCATTTATTAATTTGTCATTTTTAGCATTGCCAGTTATTCCAGAGATTAGAGTGACTGCACGAGGAATTTTTGATGTAACTTTGAATAAGTTTCTTTAA
- the tgt gene encoding tRNA guanosine(34) transglycosylase Tgt, with the protein MNKPIKYTLEVKDGNARAGVIETPHGKIETPVFMPVGTQATVKAMTKEELEEINSQIILGNTYHLYLNPGDDLVDDFGGLHKFMRWDRPILTDSGGFQVFSLGSLRRIKEEGVHFRSHLDGSKHFLSPEKSISIQNNLGSDIMMVLDECPPGMSSREYLIPSIERTTRWAKRCIDANKNKDRQGLFAIVQGGIYEDLRDKSFEELSQYDEDFAGYALGGLAVGEPREDMYRILEYITPKLPENKPRYLMGVGEPLDMLEAVESGIDMMDCVQPTRIGRHGTVFTKYGRLVIKNKAYELDDRPLDEGCDCYACKNYMRGYIRHLFKAKEILGQRLATYHNLHFLIKLMNDSREAIKEGRFKEFKDEFIKNYAQGKESEWIIPKRIPATRDNTR; encoded by the coding sequence ATGAATAAACCAATAAAGTATACGCTTGAAGTAAAAGATGGCAATGCTAGAGCAGGTGTAATTGAAACACCACATGGGAAAATCGAAACGCCTGTATTTATGCCAGTTGGAACGCAAGCGACAGTAAAAGCAATGACAAAAGAAGAGTTAGAGGAGATTAACTCACAAATAATTTTAGGAAACACTTATCATTTGTATTTGAATCCAGGAGATGATTTAGTAGATGATTTTGGAGGATTACACAAATTTATGAGATGGGATAGACCAATATTGACTGATAGTGGAGGATTCCAGGTGTTTAGTTTGGGTTCGTTGAGAAGAATAAAGGAAGAGGGAGTGCATTTTAGATCGCATTTGGATGGATCGAAACATTTTTTGTCGCCTGAAAAATCAATTTCAATTCAGAATAATTTAGGAAGTGACATCATGATGGTGTTGGATGAGTGCCCTCCAGGAATGTCTTCGAGAGAATATTTGATTCCTTCGATTGAAAGAACTACAAGATGGGCTAAAAGATGTATTGATGCGAATAAAAATAAGGATAGACAAGGATTATTTGCGATAGTTCAAGGTGGAATTTATGAAGATTTGAGAGATAAAAGTTTTGAGGAACTTTCTCAATATGATGAGGATTTTGCAGGATATGCTTTGGGAGGGCTTGCAGTTGGAGAGCCACGAGAAGATATGTATAGAATTTTAGAATATATTACGCCAAAATTACCTGAGAATAAACCAAGATATTTGATGGGAGTGGGAGAACCGTTGGATATGCTTGAAGCGGTTGAATCTGGGATTGATATGATGGATTGTGTGCAACCGACAAGAATTGGAAGACATGGAACAGTATTTACAAAATATGGACGTTTAGTTATAAAAAATAAGGCTTATGAATTGGATGACAGACCTTTGGATGAGGGGTGTGACTGTTACGCTTGTAAAAATTATATGAGAGGGTATATTAGACATTTATTCAAAGCGAAGGAAATTTTAGGGCAAAGATTGGCGACTTATCATAATTTGCACTTTTTAATAAAATTGATGAATGATTCGAGAGAAGCTATAAAAGAAGGTAGATTTAAGGAATTTAAAGATGAGTTTATAAAAAATTATGCGCAAGGAAAAGAAAGTGAGTGGATAATCCCGAAAAGAATACCAGCAACACGAGATAACACAAGATAA
- the rsmG gene encoding 16S rRNA (guanine(527)-N(7))-methyltransferase RsmG, giving the protein MENEKKYFEELLTKSSIEMNDEAKGKMLDFLELLYEKNQVMNLTAIRDKEGMLEKHFIDSLLLTKVIKDEEKSFIDVGTGAGFPGFVLAIFYPEKNFLLVDSVRKKIEFINEVIEKLGLENVKTSFERAEELIKGKRETFDVALCRGVANLRIILEYMIPFIKINGRFLPQKLNLNEVEESGNALKLLGSTIEEIHKFNLPKCGDERIILEIVKNKKTHEKYPRKTGIPAKKPL; this is encoded by the coding sequence ATGGAAAATGAAAAAAAATATTTTGAAGAATTACTTACAAAATCAAGTATTGAAATGAATGATGAAGCAAAAGGGAAAATGCTGGATTTTTTGGAATTGTTGTATGAAAAAAATCAAGTTATGAATTTGACAGCGATTAGAGATAAAGAAGGAATGCTTGAGAAACATTTTATAGATTCGTTATTGTTGACGAAAGTTATTAAAGATGAGGAAAAATCATTTATTGATGTTGGGACGGGAGCTGGATTTCCAGGATTTGTTCTTGCGATTTTTTATCCAGAAAAAAACTTTTTGTTAGTGGATTCTGTTAGAAAAAAAATTGAATTTATAAATGAAGTTATTGAAAAATTAGGATTGGAAAATGTGAAAACTAGTTTTGAGAGAGCTGAAGAATTGATTAAAGGTAAGAGAGAGACATTTGATGTGGCACTTTGTAGAGGAGTTGCTAATTTGAGAATAATTTTAGAGTACATGATTCCGTTTATTAAAATTAATGGAAGATTTTTGCCACAAAAATTGAATTTGAATGAGGTTGAAGAGTCTGGAAATGCGTTGAAACTGCTGGGATCGACAATTGAAGAAATTCATAAATTTAATTTGCCAAAATGTGGTGACGAGAGAATAATTTTGGAAATTGTGAAGAATAAGAAAACGCATGAGAAGTATCCTAGAAAAACTGGAATTCCAGCAAAAAAACCTTTGTAA